A single region of the Nocardioides ochotonae genome encodes:
- a CDS encoding ABC transporter permease yields MLVIARSELAQIFRNRLVLVTGLIIPVAVGALFLYRHDDFSESAGTGYIAAIVVFTVMAFGLYTTAVTTLASRRQNLFLKRLRSTAATDRDILSGLVAPVVAIAVLQVVAMLAVLGAVASRPARLPILAVAVLAITAMMVGLALATAGLTNSPEHAQVTTLPVSLLVIAVASWVGLTGTEDLTVLKRALPGGSATELIAQAWSGSEPLGDSLRLLAPTLGWVIATTALARRLFRWEPSR; encoded by the coding sequence ATGCTGGTCATAGCACGCAGCGAGCTCGCCCAGATCTTCCGCAACCGCCTCGTCCTGGTCACGGGCCTCATCATCCCGGTCGCCGTCGGCGCACTGTTCCTCTATCGGCACGACGACTTCTCCGAGAGTGCCGGGACCGGCTACATCGCGGCGATCGTGGTGTTCACGGTGATGGCCTTCGGGCTCTACACCACGGCCGTGACGACCCTCGCCTCGCGCCGGCAGAACCTCTTCCTCAAGCGGCTGCGCTCCACCGCCGCGACCGACCGCGACATCCTCAGCGGGCTGGTCGCGCCGGTGGTCGCCATCGCCGTGCTCCAGGTGGTGGCGATGCTGGCCGTGCTCGGCGCGGTCGCGAGCCGTCCGGCGCGCCTGCCGATCCTCGCGGTCGCGGTCCTCGCGATCACCGCCATGATGGTCGGCCTGGCCCTGGCCACCGCGGGGCTCACCAACTCCCCCGAGCACGCCCAGGTGACCACGCTGCCCGTGAGCCTGCTGGTGATCGCGGTGGCGAGCTGGGTGGGGCTCACCGGCACCGAGGACCTCACCGTCCTCAAGCGAGCGCTGCCCGGGGGGTCGGCCACCGAGCTGATCGCCCAGGCCTGGAGCGGCAGCGAGCCGCTCGGCGACTCCCTGCGACTGCTCGCGCCCACGCTCGGGTGGGTCATTGCGACGACGGCGCTGGCGCGGCGGCTGTTCCGCTGGGAGCCGAGCCGATGA
- a CDS encoding alpha/beta fold hydrolase → MGHITVGNENSTPIELYYEDQGAGQPVVLIHGYPLDGHSWERQTRELLAAGYRVITYDRRGFGQSAKVGSGYDYDTFADDLHTLLETLDLRDVVLVGFSMGTGELARYVSRHGHERVAKLAFLASLEPFLVAREDDPDGVPQDVFDGIEAAARGDRYAWFTQFFSDFYNLEANLGSRISQEAVDASWHVAVSSAPVAAYAVVSSWIEDFRADVEAVRASGKPSLILHGTADNILPIDATARRFHKALPEADYVEVEDAPHGLLWTHAEEVNSALRAFLE, encoded by the coding sequence ATGGGACACATCACCGTCGGCAACGAGAACAGCACCCCGATCGAGCTCTACTACGAGGATCAGGGCGCGGGGCAGCCCGTCGTCCTCATCCACGGCTATCCGCTGGACGGTCACAGCTGGGAGCGTCAGACCCGGGAGCTGCTCGCTGCCGGGTACCGCGTCATCACCTACGACCGTCGTGGCTTCGGGCAGTCGGCCAAGGTGGGCTCCGGCTATGACTACGACACCTTCGCCGACGATCTGCACACCCTGCTCGAGACCCTCGACCTGCGTGACGTCGTCCTGGTCGGCTTCTCGATGGGCACCGGCGAGCTCGCCCGCTACGTGTCGCGACACGGCCACGAGCGGGTCGCGAAGCTCGCCTTCCTCGCCTCACTGGAGCCGTTCCTCGTCGCCCGCGAGGACGACCCCGACGGTGTGCCGCAGGACGTCTTCGACGGGATCGAGGCCGCAGCCAGGGGCGACCGGTACGCCTGGTTCACGCAGTTCTTCTCGGACTTCTACAACCTCGAGGCGAACCTCGGCTCCCGGATCAGCCAGGAGGCCGTCGACGCCAGCTGGCACGTCGCCGTCTCGAGTGCTCCGGTGGCGGCATACGCCGTCGTCTCGTCGTGGATCGAGGACTTCCGCGCCGACGTCGAGGCGGTCCGCGCCAGCGGGAAGCCGAGCCTCATCCTGCACGGCACCGCCGACAACATCCTGCCCATCGACGCCACCGCCCGCCGCTTCCACAAGGCCCTCCCCGAGGCCGACTACGTGGAGGTCGAGGACGCCCCGCACGGCCTGCTCTGGACCCACGCCGAGGAGGTCAACAGCGCGCTGCGCGCCTTCCTCGAGTGA
- a CDS encoding DUF3105 domain-containing protein: MTHQPPYPPLPTHQPQPPGGPAPEPAAAATAGTAPSRRPEVLALLVALAVAVALVLAAVLVPLALGEDEEPPSLAAVLVVDELSAEHRTDDVDYDHSPTLGGPHDPAWLDCGVYDVPVREENVAHDLEHGTVWITHDPDLPAPDRARLADLLPANGIMSPYPGLDAPVVVTVWGRQLRLEGADDPRLPLFIARFGAGETAPEPFASCAGGLSDPDPGPYAGAGSQV; encoded by the coding sequence ATGACGCACCAGCCGCCGTACCCGCCGCTCCCCACGCACCAGCCGCAGCCGCCGGGCGGACCGGCCCCGGAGCCGGCGGCAGCCGCAACCGCGGGAACGGCGCCGTCGCGGCGCCCGGAGGTGCTGGCGCTCCTCGTGGCCCTCGCGGTGGCGGTCGCCCTCGTGCTGGCCGCCGTGCTCGTCCCGCTCGCACTGGGCGAGGACGAGGAGCCGCCCTCGCTGGCGGCCGTGCTGGTCGTCGACGAGCTGTCGGCGGAGCACCGTACCGACGACGTCGACTACGACCACTCCCCGACGCTCGGCGGGCCGCACGACCCCGCCTGGCTGGACTGCGGGGTCTACGACGTGCCGGTGCGCGAGGAGAACGTCGCCCACGACCTCGAGCACGGCACGGTGTGGATCACCCACGATCCCGACCTCCCCGCACCCGACCGCGCGCGCCTGGCCGACCTGCTGCCGGCCAACGGCATCATGTCGCCCTACCCGGGGCTGGACGCTCCGGTCGTCGTCACGGTCTGGGGCCGCCAGCTGCGGCTCGAGGGCGCCGACGACCCGCGGCTCCCGCTCTTCATCGCCCGGTTCGGGGCCGGCGAGACGGCGCCGGAGCCGTTCGCCTCGTGCGCAGGCGGGCTGTCGGACCCCGACCCGGGCCCGTACGCCGGCGCCGGCTCGCAGGTCTGA
- a CDS encoding thiamine-binding protein, whose amino-acid sequence MIVAFSISPSAADDTGGVSEAVAAAVRVVRESGLPHETNAMFTNIEGEWDEVMAVVKRAVDVVAEVSPRVGLVLKADIRPGYDGQLTAKVERVERALEG is encoded by the coding sequence ATGATCGTCGCGTTCAGCATCAGCCCGTCCGCCGCCGATGACACCGGAGGCGTCTCCGAGGCGGTCGCCGCCGCGGTCCGTGTGGTCCGCGAGTCCGGGCTGCCGCACGAGACCAACGCGATGTTCACCAACATCGAGGGTGAGTGGGACGAGGTGATGGCCGTCGTCAAGCGGGCCGTCGACGTGGTCGCCGAGGTCTCCCCGCGCGTGGGCCTGGTGCTCAAGGCCGACATCCGCCCCGGCTACGACGGCCAGCTCACCGCCAAGGTCGAGCGCGTCGAGCGCGCGCTCGAGGGCTGA
- a CDS encoding LLM class flavin-dependent oxidoreductase produces the protein MPDYGHPVRFGSFITPTAASPQRGVELAVLSEELGYDLATFQDHPYQPSFLDTWTLMSYAAARTERIQLSGNVVNLPLRPPAVLAKSVASLDLLSGGRVALGLGAGGFWDAIEAYGGTRLTPGEAVDALAEAIAIIRGVWDTSERSVLAVDGAHHRVRGAKRGPAPAHDVPIWLGALKPRMLRLIGRAADGWLPSMPYLRAGDLERGMRVIDEAARDAGRDPAEVVRLLNISPDTGAEELVRLAVADGVSTFIVMGDDEGGLRHFATLAEEVRERVAEAREGAAA, from the coding sequence ATGCCCGACTACGGACACCCCGTGCGCTTCGGATCCTTCATCACGCCGACCGCCGCCTCGCCCCAGCGCGGCGTCGAGCTCGCCGTCCTCAGCGAGGAGCTCGGCTACGACCTCGCCACCTTCCAGGACCATCCCTACCAGCCGTCGTTCCTCGACACCTGGACGCTGATGTCGTACGCCGCCGCGCGGACCGAGCGGATCCAGCTCTCCGGCAACGTGGTCAACCTGCCGCTGCGCCCGCCGGCCGTGCTGGCGAAGTCGGTGGCCAGCCTCGACCTGCTCTCCGGTGGTCGCGTCGCGCTCGGCCTGGGCGCCGGCGGGTTCTGGGACGCGATCGAGGCGTACGGCGGGACCCGGCTGACCCCCGGCGAGGCGGTGGACGCCCTGGCGGAGGCGATCGCGATCATCCGCGGGGTCTGGGACACCTCCGAGCGGTCGGTCCTCGCCGTCGATGGCGCGCACCACCGGGTCCGCGGGGCCAAGCGAGGCCCCGCGCCGGCGCACGACGTACCGATCTGGCTCGGCGCCCTCAAGCCGCGGATGCTGCGCCTGATCGGCCGCGCCGCCGACGGCTGGCTGCCCTCGATGCCGTACCTGAGAGCCGGGGACCTCGAGCGCGGCATGCGGGTGATCGACGAGGCGGCCCGCGACGCCGGCCGGGACCCCGCGGAGGTGGTGCGGCTGCTCAACATCAGTCCCGACACGGGGGCCGAGGAGCTGGTGCGCCTCGCCGTCGCGGACGGCGTGAGCACGTTCATCGTGATGGGCGACGACGAGGGCGGGCTGCGCCACTTCGCCACGCTCGCCGAGGAGGTGCGCGAGCGGGTGGCCGAGGCGCGCGAGGGCGCCGCGGCCTGA
- a CDS encoding glycosyl hydrolase family 18 protein, which yields MTARLAALLLTLALAVTTVPAHATSDPDDRNPAVTGYALESTPPRVIARNADGLTTVTVVASLLHPSGRRVSTPGARPRRLLAAAHRSGLRAELLLSGWNDRLGDFDPRAAHRLLSSPPRIRRVAGQLARAVRSQGWDGVNLDLERLRRADGPGLVRLATELQRRMPAERTVSIDVSARTSLRAYRQAGYRLRELGEVVDLVQLMAYDQHGPSWSGPGPIGALRWQRAALRAALRVVPADRLDLGVAGYGYTWPRAGTGRSVTVAGARRLVRRDGAVARWRPAAGEWSARLSDGTRLWWSDRRSYAARVRLAEEHGLHGLAVWRLGSADRLIRPLIRPGS from the coding sequence GTGACCGCCCGCCTCGCCGCCCTGCTGCTCACACTGGCGCTCGCCGTCACGACCGTGCCGGCGCACGCCACGAGCGACCCGGACGACCGGAACCCCGCTGTCACCGGCTACGCCCTGGAGAGCACGCCCCCGCGGGTCATCGCGCGCAACGCCGACGGCCTCACCACGGTCACTGTCGTCGCCAGCCTGCTGCACCCCTCCGGTCGCCGCGTGAGTACGCCGGGGGCCCGGCCGCGGCGACTGCTGGCCGCCGCGCACCGCTCCGGCCTGCGCGCCGAGCTGCTGCTCAGCGGCTGGAACGACCGCCTCGGGGACTTCGACCCCCGCGCCGCGCACCGGCTGCTGTCCTCTCCCCCGCGGATCCGCCGGGTCGCCGGCCAGCTGGCCCGCGCGGTGCGCAGCCAGGGCTGGGACGGGGTCAACCTCGACCTGGAGCGGCTGCGCCGCGCGGACGGCCCCGGGCTGGTGCGCCTGGCCACCGAGCTCCAGCGCCGGATGCCCGCCGAGCGCACCGTGTCCATCGACGTCTCCGCGCGCACCTCGCTGCGGGCCTACCGCCAGGCCGGCTACCGGCTGCGCGAGCTCGGCGAGGTCGTGGACCTGGTGCAGCTGATGGCCTACGACCAGCACGGACCGAGCTGGTCGGGTCCCGGACCGATCGGCGCCCTGCGCTGGCAGCGTGCCGCGCTGCGCGCCGCGCTCCGCGTCGTACCGGCCGACCGGCTCGACCTCGGGGTCGCGGGCTACGGCTACACCTGGCCGCGCGCCGGCACCGGCCGCAGCGTCACCGTCGCCGGTGCCCGACGGCTGGTACGCCGCGACGGCGCGGTCGCGCGCTGGCGTCCCGCGGCCGGCGAGTGGAGCGCCCGGCTCTCCGACGGCACCCGGCTGTGGTGGTCGGACCGCCGCTCCTACGCCGCGCGCGTCCGCCTCGCCGAGGAGCACGGGCTGCACGGCCTCGCGGTGTGGCGCCTCGGCTCCGCCGACCGGCTCATCCGGCCCCTCATCCGGCCAGGAAGCTGA
- a CDS encoding ABC transporter ATP-binding protein produces the protein MSASPVIDVDHLTVTYGDFRAVHDLSFRVERGELYALLGTNGAGKTSTLEVVEGHRPAASGTVRIFGASPQDRRVVRPRMGIMLQESGFSPDLTVRESVGLIGALSGRRDDVDRVLAIAGLTHKAGTRVAHLSGGERRRLDFATVVYGGPELVILDEPTTGLDVQSRDALWSAVDRLREDGATIVLTTHYLEEAQERADRIGLMHEGTLRREGTVLELTQTLPSVITFALPPGAPEPPIVGALNGAFHVETFNLQTDLHRLLGWAHDSGVELRGLEAGPTRLDDVFRALSRA, from the coding sequence ATGTCCGCCAGTCCTGTCATCGACGTCGATCACCTGACCGTCACCTACGGCGACTTCCGCGCCGTCCACGACCTGTCGTTCCGGGTGGAGCGCGGCGAGCTCTACGCGCTGCTCGGCACGAACGGTGCCGGCAAGACCTCCACCCTGGAGGTCGTCGAGGGCCACCGCCCGGCCGCCTCCGGCACGGTGCGGATCTTCGGCGCGAGCCCGCAGGACCGGCGCGTCGTACGGCCGCGGATGGGCATCATGCTGCAGGAGAGCGGCTTCTCCCCCGACCTGACGGTACGCGAGTCCGTGGGCCTGATCGGGGCGCTGAGCGGACGACGCGACGACGTCGACCGGGTGCTCGCCATCGCCGGCCTGACCCACAAGGCGGGCACCCGGGTCGCGCACCTGTCCGGTGGGGAGAGGCGGCGCCTGGACTTCGCCACCGTCGTGTACGGCGGGCCCGAGCTGGTCATCCTCGACGAGCCCACCACAGGGCTGGACGTGCAGTCCCGCGACGCGCTGTGGTCCGCGGTGGACCGGCTCCGCGAGGACGGGGCCACGATCGTGCTGACCACCCACTACCTGGAGGAGGCACAGGAGCGCGCCGACCGGATCGGGCTGATGCACGAGGGAACGCTGCGGCGCGAGGGCACGGTGCTCGAGCTGACCCAGACCCTGCCCTCGGTGATCACCTTCGCCCTGCCGCCCGGCGCGCCCGAGCCCCCGATCGTGGGCGCGCTCAACGGTGCCTTCCACGTCGAGACGTTCAACCTCCAGACCGACCTGCACCGGCTGCTCGGCTGGGCCCACGACAGCGGTGTCGAGCTGCGCGGCCTGGAAGCCGGCCCCACCCGCCTCGACGACGTCTTCCGTGCCCTCAGCCGAGCCTGA
- a CDS encoding GNAT family N-acetyltransferase: protein MSTESTDVTVTNSPAHQRYEALVEGETLAGFLAYQETNELVVLTHTEVEPSFEGRGIGGVLARAALDDIRERGLKALVVCPFVLGWLRRHPEYRDLLFNAPRRGDAPAAPEHEHS, encoded by the coding sequence ATGTCCACCGAGTCCACCGACGTCACCGTGACCAACAGTCCTGCTCACCAGCGCTACGAGGCCCTCGTCGAGGGGGAGACGCTCGCCGGGTTCCTCGCCTACCAGGAGACGAACGAGCTGGTGGTGCTGACCCACACCGAGGTCGAGCCGTCGTTCGAGGGTCGGGGGATCGGCGGCGTGCTGGCCCGCGCCGCGCTCGACGACATCCGCGAGCGCGGGCTCAAGGCGCTGGTGGTCTGCCCCTTCGTCCTCGGGTGGCTGCGCCGCCACCCGGAGTACCGCGACCTGCTCTTCAACGCCCCGCGCCGAGGCGACGCCCCGGCGGCCCCCGAGCACGAGCACAGCTGA
- a CDS encoding secondary thiamine-phosphate synthase enzyme YjbQ produces the protein MDSQTTTYRTGDRERVLDLTEDCASFVAGRGDGLLHVFVPHATAGIAILETGAGSDDDLLAALRDLLPADDRWRHRHGSPGHGRSHVMPALVPPYATVPVLDGRLALGTWQSVCLVDLNVDNPEREVRLSFLAG, from the coding sequence ATGGACTCGCAGACGACGACGTACCGCACCGGCGACCGCGAGCGCGTGCTCGACCTGACCGAGGACTGCGCGTCGTTCGTGGCGGGTCGCGGCGACGGGCTGCTGCACGTGTTCGTGCCGCACGCCACGGCGGGGATCGCGATCCTCGAGACCGGTGCCGGCAGCGACGACGACCTGCTCGCGGCGCTGCGCGACCTGCTGCCCGCCGACGACCGTTGGCGGCACCGCCACGGCAGCCCCGGGCACGGGCGCTCCCACGTGATGCCGGCGCTGGTCCCGCCGTACGCGACGGTGCCGGTGCTCGACGGGCGCCTGGCGCTCGGCACCTGGCAGAGCGTGTGCCTGGTCGATCTCAACGTCGACAACCCCGAGCGCGAGGTGCGGCTCAGCTTCCTGGCCGGATGA
- a CDS encoding protein kinase domain-containing protein → MSLPSRDVLLGPTPRILHGRYEVGEVIGRGGMAEVRRGHDLRSGRTVAIKMLRKDLARDAQLHHRLRREALTLAGLSHPAIVSVYDTGHHRIDDGSADGIRVPFIVMEHIGGRSLKELLREGRPTLAVSIRHQLGLLAALDASHRAGVVHRDIKPANVMITPEGSVKVVDFGIARDGRDPTATITQFRPSLGTPVYLSPEQARGETADARSDLYSAGCLLFELVTGRPPFVGDDPVSVAYQHVHEEPAPASTYRPDLPAALDPVLAKALAKDPSDRFQHARAFSEALRSATRRRGAVTQLADSSPWERCA, encoded by the coding sequence ATGAGCCTCCCGTCGCGCGACGTACTCCTGGGCCCCACACCGCGGATCCTGCACGGGCGCTACGAGGTGGGCGAGGTCATCGGTCGAGGCGGCATGGCCGAGGTACGTCGCGGCCACGACCTCCGCTCAGGTCGCACCGTCGCGATCAAGATGCTGCGCAAGGACCTGGCCCGGGACGCTCAGCTCCATCACCGGCTCCGCCGCGAGGCGCTGACCCTGGCCGGCCTCAGCCATCCCGCGATCGTGTCGGTCTACGACACCGGGCACCACCGGATCGACGACGGCTCGGCGGACGGGATCCGCGTCCCGTTCATCGTGATGGAGCACATCGGCGGCCGGTCGCTGAAGGAGCTGCTGCGCGAGGGTCGGCCCACCCTCGCGGTCTCGATCCGGCACCAGCTGGGTCTCCTCGCGGCGCTGGACGCCAGCCACCGAGCGGGCGTCGTCCACCGCGACATCAAGCCGGCCAACGTCATGATCACCCCCGAGGGCTCGGTCAAGGTCGTGGACTTCGGGATCGCCCGGGACGGTCGCGATCCGACCGCGACCATCACCCAGTTCCGGCCGTCCCTCGGGACCCCTGTCTACCTCTCGCCCGAACAGGCGCGCGGTGAGACCGCGGACGCGCGCAGCGACCTCTACTCCGCGGGCTGCCTGCTCTTCGAGCTGGTGACCGGCCGGCCACCCTTCGTCGGCGACGACCCGGTCTCCGTCGCCTACCAGCACGTCCACGAGGAACCGGCACCAGCCAGCACCTACCGCCCCGACCTCCCCGCTGCGCTCGATCCCGTGCTCGCGAAGGCCCTCGCCAAGGACCCGTCGGATCGGTTCCAGCACGCCCGAGCGTTCAGCGAGGCGCTCCGGTCGGCGACGCGCCGACGCGGGGCAGTCACGCAGCTGGCCGACAGCAGTCCATGGGAACGCTGTGCCTAG
- a CDS encoding GNAT family N-acetyltransferase, with translation MSLQTPTLRTARLRLRPVDDADADDLFTLHSNAHALRYWDAPPWSERVRADRFITTSRQMAVKGTGVRPVVERVSDGAFIGWCSLNPWSSEHRSTSLGYCFNEAAWGHGFATEAARELLRWAFDTLDLNRVQAETDTRNLASARVLEKLGFVREGTLREDCLVNGEVSDSWVYGLIRREWRSSPEPGAAR, from the coding sequence ATGTCGCTGCAGACCCCCACCTTGCGCACTGCTCGGCTTCGACTGCGTCCCGTCGACGACGCGGATGCCGACGACCTCTTCACGCTGCACAGCAACGCCCATGCGCTGCGGTACTGGGACGCCCCGCCGTGGAGCGAGCGGGTTCGCGCCGACCGGTTCATCACCACCTCCCGACAGATGGCCGTGAAGGGAACCGGGGTGCGCCCGGTCGTCGAGCGGGTCTCCGACGGAGCGTTCATCGGGTGGTGCAGCCTGAACCCGTGGAGCTCGGAGCATCGGAGCACCTCGCTGGGCTACTGCTTCAACGAGGCAGCCTGGGGCCACGGGTTCGCCACCGAGGCCGCGCGCGAGCTGCTGCGGTGGGCGTTCGACACGCTGGACCTGAATCGCGTCCAGGCCGAGACCGATACGCGCAACCTCGCATCCGCCCGGGTGCTGGAGAAGCTCGGCTTCGTGCGCGAGGGGACGCTGCGGGAGGACTGCCTCGTGAACGGTGAGGTGTCCGACTCATGGGTCTACGGGTTGATCAGGCGCGAATGGCGGTCCTCACCCGAGCCGGGTGCCGCCCGTTGA
- a CDS encoding ATP-binding protein: MTDLVGRRAESAAVEDLLARAREGRSGALVVRGEAGIGKTAVLAHARDTGDRWGFRVGSLTGVQSEAQFAFAGLHQLCGLLLDRVEVLPEPQQAALEVAFGLRGGPAPDRFLVGLAVLNLLAEVAEERGLLCLVDDAQWLDPASAQVLAFVSRRVAAERLALMFAVRDCEEGDLLPFSGIPDLRLAPLGETDARALLTAAVRTPLDDAVRDRIVAEARGNPLALLELPRSAQPARLAGGFELPDALDVPHRIEASFQRRSSSLPAETQLFLLVAAAEPTGEMALLSRATESLGIASDAHAPAEAAGLLELGTQVRFRHPLVRSAVYRAAHAADRRRAHGALAGATDPAVDPDRRAWHRAQAVLGVDEAAAADLERSAARARARGGSAAAAAFLQRAVELTPDPADRARRALEAAQAKHEAGASDVALDLLAAAATGPVDDLQAARMALLRAQIAFHTTRGGDVPGLLLDAAETLALLDPALARETYLHALDAAIHAGRLARGRGLPEAAKAAHHAPPPSGPPGPADLLLDGLATRFTDGFEASVPTLQRALAALTDRDSPAGDGDRRWLWLACHVAAMLWDDEALYSVACRGVRLAREAGALATLPAALNGVTYVLVLRGEVARAAELAAEEATITEATGAPPLLNARLMLSAWGGRERETVELYATMVEEATERGESTKIDLAHAMLATLHNGLGNYPDALAAATPPCEHDVAFSSLALPELVEAASRAGQPERAAAAADLLERRARASATPYGLGLAAYARALVSSGPAAEKHYREAIERLRGCRIAAYLARAHLVYGEWLRRERRRHEAREQLRTAHEMLKAMGADAFAERAARELRATGEHPRSRTEQPTDALTAQELHIARFVATGATSREIGAQLFLSPRTIEAHLRNIFRKLGITSRRQLKELQLP, from the coding sequence ATGACCGACCTGGTGGGTCGGCGAGCGGAGAGCGCGGCCGTCGAGGACCTGCTCGCCCGGGCGCGCGAGGGGCGCAGCGGCGCCCTGGTCGTGCGCGGTGAGGCCGGCATCGGCAAGACCGCGGTGCTGGCGCACGCCCGGGACACCGGGGATCGGTGGGGGTTCCGGGTCGGGTCCCTGACCGGGGTGCAGTCGGAGGCACAGTTCGCCTTCGCTGGCCTGCACCAGCTGTGCGGACTGCTGCTGGACCGCGTGGAGGTGCTGCCCGAGCCGCAGCAGGCGGCCCTGGAGGTCGCATTCGGTCTCCGGGGCGGCCCCGCGCCGGACCGGTTCCTGGTCGGGCTGGCCGTCCTCAACCTGCTGGCCGAGGTCGCCGAGGAGCGGGGTCTCCTGTGTCTGGTCGACGACGCGCAGTGGCTGGACCCGGCGTCCGCGCAGGTGCTGGCCTTCGTGTCCCGGCGGGTGGCAGCCGAACGGCTGGCGCTGATGTTCGCCGTACGCGACTGCGAGGAGGGAGACCTCCTCCCGTTCTCCGGGATCCCCGACCTGCGCCTGGCTCCGCTCGGTGAGACCGACGCGCGGGCGCTGCTGACCGCCGCCGTGCGGACACCCCTCGACGATGCCGTCCGGGACCGGATCGTGGCAGAGGCGCGCGGCAACCCGCTGGCGCTCCTGGAGCTGCCTCGCAGTGCGCAACCGGCGAGGCTCGCCGGCGGGTTCGAGCTGCCCGACGCGCTCGACGTCCCGCACCGCATCGAGGCGAGCTTCCAGCGACGTTCCAGCAGCCTCCCGGCGGAGACGCAGCTGTTCCTCCTGGTCGCAGCGGCCGAGCCGACCGGCGAGATGGCCCTGCTGAGCCGAGCGACGGAGTCGCTGGGCATCGCGAGCGACGCCCACGCTCCCGCCGAGGCGGCAGGCCTGCTGGAGCTCGGCACGCAGGTGCGGTTCCGGCACCCCCTGGTGCGCTCGGCGGTGTACCGGGCAGCCCACGCGGCCGACCGTCGCCGCGCCCACGGCGCGCTGGCCGGGGCGACCGATCCAGCGGTCGACCCCGATCGCCGGGCCTGGCACCGTGCGCAGGCGGTGCTCGGGGTCGACGAGGCGGCCGCTGCTGACCTGGAACGCTCGGCCGCGCGAGCCCGGGCCCGCGGCGGGTCGGCCGCCGCTGCGGCCTTCCTGCAGCGGGCGGTCGAGCTGACCCCCGACCCGGCCGACCGGGCCCGGCGGGCGTTGGAGGCGGCGCAGGCCAAGCACGAGGCGGGTGCCTCCGACGTCGCCCTGGACCTGCTGGCCGCCGCGGCGACCGGCCCGGTGGACGACCTGCAGGCAGCCCGGATGGCGCTGCTGCGCGCCCAGATCGCGTTCCACACCACGCGCGGGGGCGACGTACCGGGGTTGCTGCTGGACGCCGCCGAGACGCTCGCGCTCCTGGACCCGGCGCTCGCCCGCGAGACCTACCTGCACGCGCTCGACGCGGCGATCCACGCCGGTCGGCTGGCTCGCGGACGCGGGTTGCCGGAGGCGGCGAAGGCCGCCCACCACGCCCCGCCGCCGTCGGGTCCGCCGGGGCCTGCGGACCTGCTGCTGGATGGCCTGGCCACCAGGTTCACCGACGGCTTCGAGGCGAGCGTCCCGACCTTGCAGCGAGCCCTCGCGGCGCTCACCGACCGGGACTCCCCAGCGGGCGACGGCGATCGCCGCTGGCTCTGGCTGGCCTGCCACGTCGCGGCGATGCTGTGGGACGACGAGGCCCTCTACTCGGTGGCCTGCCGCGGGGTCCGCCTCGCCCGCGAGGCCGGCGCCCTGGCCACCCTCCCCGCCGCGCTCAACGGGGTGACCTACGTGCTGGTGCTGCGCGGGGAGGTCGCCCGGGCCGCCGAGCTGGCCGCCGAGGAGGCGACGATCACGGAGGCGACGGGCGCCCCGCCGCTGCTCAACGCCCGGCTGATGCTCTCCGCCTGGGGCGGTCGGGAGCGGGAGACCGTGGAGCTCTACGCGACCATGGTCGAGGAGGCGACGGAGCGCGGCGAGAGCACCAAGATCGACCTCGCCCACGCCATGCTTGCAACGCTCCACAACGGCCTGGGCAACTACCCGGACGCCCTCGCCGCGGCGACGCCGCCGTGTGAGCACGACGTGGCGTTCAGCAGCCTGGCCCTCCCCGAGCTCGTCGAGGCCGCGTCGCGTGCCGGACAGCCGGAGCGGGCCGCCGCCGCGGCCGACCTGCTCGAGCGGCGGGCGCGCGCCAGCGCGACGCCGTACGGGTTGGGGCTGGCGGCATACGCCCGCGCCCTGGTCAGCTCCGGGCCCGCTGCCGAAAAGCACTATCGCGAGGCGATCGAGCGGCTCCGGGGCTGCCGGATCGCCGCCTACCTCGCCCGCGCCCACCTCGTCTACGGCGAGTGGCTGCGCCGCGAGCGCCGACGCCACGAGGCCCGCGAGCAGCTCCGCACCGCCCACGAGATGCTGAAGGCGATGGGCGCGGACGCGTTCGCCGAGCGCGCCGCCCGCGAGCTGCGTGCCACCGGCGAGCACCCGCGCAGCCGGACCGAGCAGCCGACCGACGCGCTCACCGCTCAGGAGCTCCACATCGCGCGGTTCGTGGCCACCGGGGCGACCTCACGGGAGATCGGCGCGCAGCTGTTCCTCAGCCCGCGCACGATCGAGGCCCACCTGCGCAACATCTTCCGCAAGCTCGGCATCACCTCCCGACGCCAGCTCAAGGAGCTGCAGCTCCCCTGA